One part of the Aerosakkonema funiforme FACHB-1375 genome encodes these proteins:
- a CDS encoding response regulator, producing MKTVLIVEDDPINLRVFSKILTKRGGLQVKGTEDVEEVMQIAQSGKADIILMDVSLQHSVYQGKAVDGIKIAQMLKSDPQTANLPIILVTAHAMEGDRENFLKQSGADGYISKPVVDHQQFVDQIMALLPKD from the coding sequence TTGTGGAAGACGACCCGATTAATTTGCGCGTTTTCTCTAAGATTCTCACCAAGCGAGGTGGCTTGCAGGTTAAGGGTACTGAGGATGTCGAAGAGGTGATGCAGATTGCCCAGTCTGGGAAGGCTGACATCATTTTGATGGATGTTTCCTTGCAACACAGCGTTTACCAGGGTAAGGCAGTTGATGGCATCAAGATCGCCCAGATGCTCAAGTCTGACCCCCAAACTGCCAATCTTCCCATTATCCTGGTTACGGCTCACGCGATGGAGGGCGATCGCGAAAACTTTCTCAAGCAAAGTGGTGCTGACGGCTACATCTCCAAACCAGTTGTCGATCATCAACAATTTGTGGATCAGATTATGGCACTCCTGCCAAAAGATTAA